A genomic region of Octopus sinensis linkage group LG2, ASM634580v1, whole genome shotgun sequence contains the following coding sequences:
- the LOC118767092 gene encoding chitin deacetylase 1-like → MTRYLLFLLLVSTVNAGCQQEENCLSPNCYCSSKWFPKMNVTDIPQMVYFGFDDAVNSLINEYYDEIFTNNRNNPNGCPITMSLYVSDLYTDYKLVKKYYDAGHEIGVHGVNDKRIDTAAHLSEEAKQQRDNLIKHAEVKTDDIVGWRSPFLTSAGEEQPRI, encoded by the coding sequence ATGACtcgctatttattatttttactactggTTTCCACTGTCAATGCGGGTTGCCAACAAGAGGAAAATTGTTTGTCTCCGAATTGCTACTGCAGCAGCAAATGGTTTCCAAAAATGAACGTTACAGATATACCCCAGATGGTATACTTCGGGTTCGACGATGCAGTTAATTCCTTAATTAACGAATATTATGATGAAATATTCACCAATAACCGTAATAATCCCAATGGCTGCCCTATCACGATGTCTCTTTATGTATCTGATCTTTATACAGACTACAAATTGGTCAAAAAATACTATGATGCTGGTCATGAAATTGGTGTTCATGGTGTTAATGACAAGAGAATAGATACTGCTGCACATCTTTCAGAAGAGGCCAAACAACAAAGAGACAACTTAATTAAACATGCGGAAGTCAAGACAGACGATATAGTTGGATGGCGAAGTCCGTTTTTAACTTCAGCAGGTGAGGAACAACCTCGAATATAA